Proteins encoded in a region of the Campylobacter sp. MIT 99-7217 genome:
- a CDS encoding flagellar basal body P-ring protein FlgI — protein sequence MKALLGVLLLSLGLNAVQIKNIANTVGVRDNQLIGYGLVMGLNGTGDGSNSEFTIQSISNLLQGMNIKVNPSDIKSKNTAAVMVTAKLPAFAKSGDKLDITVSSMGDAKSLQGGTLLLTALRGIDGEIYAIAQGSISVGGISGGAGGRGGNHSTSASIIAGANVEREIPRNFVDTQDLSLSLKNADFKTASDIERILNESFGNQVAQAVDSRTIKLMRPDDMSAVDFMAQVLEQDISYTPENKIIIDERSGTIIAGVNIEVEPIVITNKGITIKIEPNSQAELAAGEVDMKDGGIIDPNSNTLRITSAKTTVANIARMLNKIGASANDIITIMENLKRAGAINAELEVI from the coding sequence ATGAAAGCTTTATTAGGAGTTTTGCTTTTAAGCCTCGGTTTAAATGCAGTGCAGATAAAAAATATAGCCAACACAGTAGGTGTTAGAGATAATCAACTCATAGGATATGGCTTGGTTATGGGGCTAAATGGTACAGGTGATGGCTCAAATAGCGAATTTACCATTCAATCCATATCAAATTTACTTCAAGGTATGAACATTAAGGTCAATCCAAGTGATATCAAATCCAAAAATACAGCAGCAGTTATGGTAACAGCGAAACTTCCAGCCTTTGCAAAAAGTGGAGATAAGCTTGATATAACCGTTTCTTCAATGGGAGATGCAAAATCTTTGCAAGGCGGAACACTCCTACTTACCGCTTTAAGAGGGATTGATGGAGAAATTTATGCCATAGCACAAGGATCTATTTCTGTTGGAGGTATTTCAGGTGGAGCTGGTGGGCGTGGAGGAAATCACTCCACAAGTGCTTCTATCATAGCAGGAGCAAATGTTGAAAGAGAAATTCCAAGAAATTTTGTTGATACGCAAGATCTAAGCCTTAGCCTTAAAAATGCTGATTTTAAAACAGCAAGTGATATAGAAAGAATTTTAAACGAATCTTTTGGCAATCAAGTTGCACAAGCAGTGGATTCAAGAACCATTAAGCTTATGAGACCTGATGATATGTCAGCGGTTGATTTTATGGCTCAAGTTTTAGAACAAGATATAAGCTATACGCCTGAAAATAAAATCATCATAGATGAAAGAAGTGGGACTATAATCGCTGGAGTAAATATAGAAGTTGAGCCCATAGTCATCACAAACAAGGGTATCACGATAAAAATAGAACCAAATAGCCAAGCAGAACTTGCAGCTGGCGAGGTTGATATGAAAGATGGCGGTATAATAGATCCAAATTCAAACACCCTAAGGATAACATCTGCTAAAACCACGGTAGCAAATATAGCAAGAATGTTAAATAAAATAGGTGCAAGTGCAAATGATATCATTACTATCATGGAAAATTTAAAAAGAGCTGGGGCTATAAATGCCGAGTTGGAGGTGATCTAA